The DNA region aaaaaatattcagtCTACAGCACTACTGTATCTTCTGCCACCTGCAAAACCCTCACGGGTTCAGCATCTCTCGAAGACCTTGTACAGATCCGGAAGGTTGGCAAGCTGCAACACGCTGGTATCTTCTGACGCAGACTTGGGAGGCATGAGCAGCGAACGGAAAGCAGGGTAGATAACGTGCTCCACAGCCCATTGCCACTTATCTCCCTTTTCCTGTTTGGCCTCACCTTGGCTGCTCCCCTCTccctgaccttgaccttgctgAGTGTCCTTGGCCGTGACCTCGGCGTACAGGTTCTTTTTGACGGCGTAGAAGTCGCTGAGTTCCTTGGCAAACGTTTTGAAGCATTCCTTCTCAGAGTCCCATGTCACCTGCCgcaaaattaaaaacatgttAATGCCGCAAGTGCAGGATTTAATGCGACTCTTTCTTTTCTCATTATACTTACATCAAGGTCCCTTACTGCAGTCTCACTTTCACCCCGATAAAATCTTCATTTCACGCGTTATTATGCAACTGCCCTTTTCCTTCCCAAACAAACCCTGAATGTACCTATAATGATAAAGAAATGTCTTACACTGCGATGCAAACTTACCAGAAACGATATAAACACATATTCTCTTTCTACTCTACTATGTATGTAACATACGATACcctaaatataataaataaataaataaagtcaGGAAGGCAGACACAGATAGAACCTATTAGAGCACACAAATGTACaagcaacagacagacaagaagacTGAGAGACAAATACCTCCGTCGCCAGCCGCAGAATGAACATAGGAAGCCCGGCCAAGGGTGGGATATATTTGTCCAGCAGCATTGGTAGTGTCAGCAAGTTTCCCTCCTGGTCAGGGAACAAATAAGAGGATGCTAACATGAGTTCATGAAaactaaacaacgaagtgactgtggtaagatgaacaaagttaaaaaacaaaggaatactgtactcaccaatacaagaacgagacaaaacggtacgaattttcgcttatggaagcttcatcaggaaaaacaagaacacaaaagacaacaaaaagcagacgcaacacggaacgaacaaggtttgaaagaagttctttcaaaccttgttcgttccgtgttgcgtctgctttttgttgtcttttgtgttcttgtttttcctgatgaagcttccataagcgaaaattcgtaccgtcttgtctcgttcttgtattggtgagtacaggtTTTTAACTAAGTTCATGAAACGAACATAACATCCAACAGTTTTATTCCCCTCTGACTCATCTCCTTTCGCTCAAAGAAGACTAACAAACAGCCTACTAATTTGTAGGAAAGACTTGAATTTATAAATCGCTAATCGTCGACAAGTTAATCACTTCTTGTTCAGCCCTACTAGGTAAGCGGAGCAAGTAATTCACAGAGTCCAACTGAGTTCCATATAAAGATAAAATGAACAGAACCTTTTATTCCCACAATCTGCAACACAGTCTGTTTACCACACGCCGCCAAATGCAGTAATGAACCAATTTTAAGCCGGCGCGGCGCAGCCAACCCACAACGGCACCCACTCCCGCTCACCCAGCCCGGCCCAACTCACCGTATCAACCTGCATAGCGAAGTAGTCCGATAGCATATCCACATGAGTCATAAGAAAGTCGGTGACGTATTTGGCCAGTTCCTCCTTGGGACCGTCAGCCGGTGTCCATCCACTGTCCTCACTGTCCAGGGCTAGCATCGCCAGGTCATACACTGGCGCCGGCTCCTGTGCACAATGTACTCATTACGTCACAAAAGGGGGCAGATCATCCAAAGAAAGTAATGACGTCATAAATGCCATAACTGTGCACATGAATTAAGTTAATTTACGAAAGGGACGGATAGTGTGTAAAGGGCGGAAACACGTCATTAAAACGTGACATCCggtgcatatttttttttcgaatTGTGACATGATCATTTCATTTGCTCGGGAATGTTATTTCGTCACAAGACGCCAACTTGTTCATGGAAGAATTTGACTGGCTGCATTACTACTGAGCGATAGAACTTGTCAGAACAGATCTGAACAGTCGTGTGTTTAAGATGTTAGCAAAAGATACGATCCCTGAGCATGTTGACTTATTACATCGAAACGAATCTCATCAATTCTGTCACAATGTGAATTGATGACTTCACAAAATCTTGCCACGCACATTTGACTGGATCGTGTCGCCAGAACATTCTGCATTCTTGTTCAAAACAACTAATCATTCTGCAGCTGGCAGCCTTTACAATGTCTTCTACAAAAACATGCAGAAACAATAGAATCCCttcaagaacaaaaaaaaaaccacaaacaaacaaataacaaaacaatcaaactacagtggaactccccttttaagactcatcccccccttttaagaccctgttttctcagactttttgttcataaccactgtaaaattacccccatttttagacttcctcctttttaagacctgattttctcagatttttggaggtcttaaaaggggggttccacggcaacaaacaaaaactcacaGATAATCTCAGGACGCCGAAGTTTCCAAAGTCGTACATGATCAGCTGGTAGAACAGATGCTTGCTGAAAATACAGAATAAGTATTGAGTGCCTGATACATGCTAACTACATTTACTTTAACTTATGAAACTTACAAGTAATGGAGAGAAAAGCAAACTGAGACTAACTTTTCtgtattttcaaaacaaaagcgCGTGCTTCAATCTGCTGAAATGGCAACAGAGGAGATTTAAGTCACACTGCCATGTAATTCCTCTTTTGAGATAATCaagtattattgtattgtattgtattgtattgtattgtattgtattgtattgtaagtcGTGAACTCTTGACTATACCAGTAAGGTTACTGAAATTCGTATTCATTATCCAAAGACACTTTCACCAAGAGGACAATACTTTAGTCCTAACAAACCTGAACTTGCAGAGCCTGTGTAGATATCTAAAATATCTGTCAACATTGTTGACTTCGAGTATGCTCACCTGAGACGGTGTGTGTTGACCAGGTAGAGCTTGGTCTGGTGCTGAACCAGTGCCAGTTCTTCGGACACACAGCCTACGAACGTGTGATCCTGAAACAACTCTCGCAGCCCTGGCgttcacacgcacgcaaacatacgcgcacgcacgcacacacgcgcacacacacacacacacacacacacacacacacacacacgcacgcacgcacgcacgcacatacacacacacaacggcacacacacacacacacttcgtgtaaaaaaaaaaggaaaacctGCCAGATCACCAAAACTGACATGTTAAAACAAGAAATACCTGTGTCTGGTAAAACAAATCTATTCAGTTTTAAGTGCAGCAGATGTGCTGCAAAGTCATCATCCACCACGAACTCAGCAATGGCATGTCTGTAAGCCTTAGGTCAAAAGAAACGAAAGAAGGGAAAGAACTTCACCATAAAACGAAAGCACAGAAAGGCAACATTCACTGCTCAGTAAGCTCCCTTCCCTCAAAGTAACTTTTCAACTTAAGAGCCGCAAACATTCACAAAAACGAGGTACATGCAGGGAGAGTGTGTCAGAGAAAAGTGGATGTACTCTAAAACCTTATTCTTCCAGGTTTccaactttattactcaaggatggagattaaaggctgacgcctagtcttacaatctctCCCTGCTCAAACTAAGACATAATGATGGAGACAATAAAAAAGACAGTTGTAAACCGacacgaaaaaaagaaaaaaaacgagaAAAGG from Littorina saxatilis isolate snail1 unplaced genomic scaffold, US_GU_Lsax_2.0 scaffold_2959, whole genome shotgun sequence includes:
- the LOC138956730 gene encoding DNA mismatch repair protein Mlh1-like, which encodes MVTSLYLITTTPLIFVVVDFCLFVGATVISVGKEHPGGSAKSATHRREIKLSSILSLRQDIENNAHTGLRELFQDHTFVGCVSEELALVQHQTKLYLVNTHRLSKHLFYQLIMYDFGNFGVLRLSEPAPVYDLAMLALDSEDSGWTPADGPKEELAKYVTDFLMTHVDMLSDYFAMQVDTEGNLLTLPMLLDKYIPPLAGLPMFILRLATEVTWDSEKECFKTFAKELSDFYAVKKNLYAEVTAKDTQQGQGQGEGSSQGEAKQEKGDKWQWAVEHVIYPAFRSLLMPPKSASEDTSVLQLANLPDLYKVFERC